A genomic stretch from Anoplolepis gracilipes chromosome 16, ASM4749672v1, whole genome shotgun sequence includes:
- the Fzr gene encoding fizzy-related protein homolog has translation MFYHEYEKRLVKPIGVGDGSSATTGTTLSPSTVATYSPIYFSPTKTSACNNSYDRFIPTRSGNNWQTTFSMISENGRGGLVAKKTRENGEGSRDGIAYSCLLKNELLGASIEDVKGQCEERRVLSPLVTKNLFKYTTPTKDRTLLDQSSPYSLSPLSAKSQKLLRSPRKATRKISRIPFKVLDAPELQDDFYLNLVDWSSQNVLSVGLGSCVYLWSACTSQVTRLCDLSSDGNSVTSVAWNERGNLVAVGTHMGYIQVWDVAVNKQVSKLQGHSARVGALAWNGEVLSSGSRDRLILQRDVRTPCVVGERRLGAHRQEVCGLKWSPDNQYLASGGNDNRLYVWNLHSLSPIQTYTEHLAAVKAIAWSPHHHGLLASGGGTADRCIRFWNTLTGQPMQCVDTGSQVCNLAWSKHSSELVSTHGYSQNQILVWKYPSLTQVAKLTGHSYRVLYLAMSPDGEAIVTGAGDETLRFWNVFSKARSQKENKSVLNLFTSIR, from the coding sequence ATGTTCTATCACGAGTACGAGAAACGGCTGGTGAAGCCGATAGGAGTCGGCGATGGCTCTTCGGCGACGACGGGTACGACGCTGTCACCCAGTACTGTCGCAACCTACTCGCCCATTTACTTTTCGCCTACGAAGACGTCGGCTTGCAACAACAGCTACGACCGCTTCATACCCACTCGCTCGGGTAATAACTGGCAGACCACATTCTCCATGATCAGCGAGAACGGCCGAGGCGGTTTGGTGGCAAAGAAGACACGGGAAAACGGCGAGGGCAGCCGTGATGGAATCGCGTACTCCTGCCTGCTGAAAAATGAGTTACTAGGTGCGAGTATAGAAGACGTTAAAGGCCAGTGCGAGGAACGCAGAGTGCTGTCGCCGTTGGTGACTAAGAACCTTTTCAAGTATACCACACCCACCAAGGATCGAACGCTACTGGATCAGAGCTCGCCTTATTCTCTGTCGCCTCTCAGTGCTAAAAGTCAGAAACTACTAAGGTCACCTAGGAAGGCGACCAGGAAAATTTCGAGAATACCTTTCAAGGTACTGGATGCTCCAGAATTACAGGATGACTTTTATCTGAATCTGGTCGACTGGTCCTCTCAAAATGTCCTCAGCGTTGGCTTGGGAAGCTGCGTATATCTATGGTCAGCTTGTACGAGTCAGGTGACAAGGCTGTGTGACCTATCCAGCGACGGCAACAGCGTTACTTCCGTCGCCTGGAACGAGCGGGGTAATTTGGTGGCGGTAGGCACTCATATGGGCTACATACAAGTGTGGGATGTAGCGGTAAATAAGCAGGTGAGCAAGCTGCAAGGCCACAGCGCTCGAGTTGGAGCTCTGGCGTGGAACGGAGAGGTTCTCTCGTCTGGCAGCAGGGATCGATTGATATTGCAGAGAGACGTCAGGACTCCGTGCGTTGTTGGCGAACGACGACTCGGTGCTCATCGACAGGAAGTGTGCGGTCTGAAATGGTCACCGGATAATCAGTACCTGGCATCTGGTGGCAATGACAATCGGCTCTACGTGTGGAATCTACATTCTCTGTCACCTATTCAAACGTACACCGAACACTTGGCGGCGGTCAAAGCGATCGCCTGGTCGCCTCATCATCATGGTCTACTGGCGTCCGGTGGCGGCACCGCAGATCGTTGCATCCGCTTCTGGAACACGTTGACAGGCCAGCCGATGCAGTGTGTCGACACCGGCTCGCAGGTCTGCAACTTGGCATGGAGCAAACACAGTTCCGAGCTGGTCAGTACCCACGGATACTCGCAGAATCAGATTCTCGTGTGGAAGTACCCGAGTCTTACGCAAGTGGCTAAGCTTACCGGTCACTCGTATCGGGTGCTTTATCTGGCAATGTCACCGGATGGTGAGGCGATCGTCACCGGTGCGGGCGACGAGACTTTACGTTTTTGGAACGTTTTTAGCAAGGCGCGCAGTCAGAAGGAAAACAAATCCGTGCTGAATCTATTCACGAGCATCCGGTAA